TCtcaccatcatcaccaccaccaccaccactatctTTAACATCACCACCATCCACCACCATTGCTGCTACCACCGTATCATCCACCGTCTCACCATCACCACAACCGACACCGTCTCACCATGGTAACCACCACTTGCACTTCTAGTGCCACCACCggtccaccaccaccaccatattATCGACTGCCATCACCCTCGTCACCATGACTATCACCACCTCTACCATCTCACTGTTGCAGCCATCACCACCACATTCTCCACCTCATTATCCACACAatgaccaccaccacctccaccatCTCCACCCCATTATCCTCCCTACTACCACCATTTCAACCATCATTGGTACCAACACCAATTTCGTCTCAACCACTATCTCTACTACCACCGCCACCATTACTACCAAACACAAATTTATATTGTTACCAGACAGACTTTTAGGCCTTTCACAATGGCTCATCTGAGTATGATATCTATATATAAGAATCAGGCATCTTGAGTTTGATTTATATTACACCACTACTATACTAGTGCGAGTTCAATAAATTGGTATCATACTTTTTCGGCTCAATATAAAAGTGTGATTCTTATATGAGTTCAATATATCGGTATTTTATTCGTTTTTTTCGACCTACTGTGGAAGGTGTTATGGTTTTTTCTTACATGTCATAAATGTGAATCCCACTTTTGATGATGACTATCCCTGTGAATATAAAACCACTAAAAAATCACAacatgttgtaaacattcctagaataagtatgattgtgtaaatcctagattagatttgattctcgttatcctttcctattacaacttgtattacttggaggagaaggaatatcttctctccctttactactataaataaaggcacaatgtaggagggataacaacatacacattcccctacaattctacaaacacacatctctcttctctctcccactGCCGCCGGCCCCCTCTATTTtgtcagataaaaatagaccacaacacaaCAAACACCCACATCAAACTcctgttaaaaaaataaaaaaaaatttattattagcACTTGTAAAAGTCGtgatatactttttttttttaaattacagaAAATGCatgacgatttttttttttgtagtgaaaatagcttgtataaaaaaaaatataaaattacttTGAACATCAAACTCTCCTCATTTCTCCCTCCATTACACACAAAACTTGGCTCCCACCCTTTGATTTTCAATGatattcattttttataaaGTTTGATCCCTCTCCAACTTGATTGCATATAATTACTTGAATGATACAAGGCtcttgtttggacccaaaattacacCATCGGTCCGAGTAATCGAGACCGTTAAGTAAGCATACCTTCACACTGTCgatggaaaagtgaagataGTTTTAGTAAGGTTAAAAGATAACATTATGGTTTCTTTTATCatgattatcttttaataatgattTATCTTGACATTTTCTTATGGAAATCATATATCTCCAAGCTGGAAACAGGGGGCACAATTCAAATTGATGTGGATGTGGATATGTGGTTTGGATCAATTTTGGTTGACAGATATGCACGACATCAAATAATGAAGCATGCAGGTAATGATATTATCCATTTAAAATATGGTGATAATTGAAAATAAACATCAGCATTCAAGATGCATGCGACATTTTTGGTAAAAGATGATGGCTTAGGGTGATGATGAAAGCCTAGGAAAGCTAGGTTTTTTGGTGATGTGATGATGTGGTACGAAACCTAGGTAGGCTAGGCCTTTTTGCATGGTGATGGATGTTGTCAAATGAGTTTAAAGTGAGAAGAATTGATGATGGAATCATAGTATGCTTGCCATGTGAAAGTGTTTCAACGGGACATCTGTTGCTCATCTGGTAAAAGTCTACAGGCATAAGGAGACTAAGAAGATTTTTGCCAAAATATATTAAAGGTAATATCAGTTGTTTTGATATTGTTTTTGGAGTATAGTCGGGAAAGGGCTTTTTGGATTGGCGATTAAGGAAACTTGGCGAGAAATACAAAGCGGCAAACAACGAAAAGGCtctctccaactcaacacacaaactgccctgcacaaactctcgctctatgcgaaacctctcaacaaccttgagattttttattttcttttccgccaacacatcttcagtttggataaacagcactgtgaaggcaaccggcgaacatcttcagtttggataaacaacattgccgctgtagaatcagccgaccacaaatcacctttagtttggataaacagcattgcgtTGAGGCCGactagttatctatccaagtctcggccgagaaggattttcgaatccttgttggtagaggtcatctcattagccttctcggtaaAGTGAGATGTTACAAATTACTGGGCTCGacacattgaacgccgagttgtttatgattggttattcacaagtagggtttagagttcggcattctgacggccaaACCACGTTTACCATCAAGATATATATTTCCTTTGAGTATTTATGTCCGTACAGTTTGGAGTCGGTTTGGCGTGCTTGTACTctcacgaatataatcaccgtgactGAAACTGGTGCCAACAATCCGtgaacttcgtagaactagcagccttgtcttcaggctctagaacccgaaggccgaaaTGTGTTCCTTCCTTAGCCGCAGtcacaagatcaagaagtcagcagtgcACTCAACGcgacatcaacaaatttactcctcagCCGAacttggccgacgagttggcacgccacatacaaccgaaggacgtagttagctcattagttgcTCAGCCTGctcgccacgtaggcttggtagttttaaGGGTCAACAACTCCATAAACTCCGTACTTAAAGTAAAAGGTTGCTCGGCCGTGATCTTTGCTGACCAACTTCCGTTCGCCGTTGATAAAAATGGTCACTGTCCTTGCAGAAACATTGTGAATCACGTTCAGCCTTACCCACTTGTTGTAGATATTGACAGCTAGCAAATTGTCACGATAGTACTTCAAATCCCCATTGTAGACAGCTAGTTGCAGAGTTGTAGCTTGTTTGGGTGAACCAAAGATTTGCATTATTGTAGCCCCCGACGTGCCTTGTGGCACAAGAAAGTTGCCCTCAAATTGCCAAACCCCGGAAGTGTAGTCATACCCCTAGAACAAAATCCATATATGAATTATTAAATGAAATCAACTTCCCTAACATATAAGAAAGAAATCCAATGGGACTTGAAAAGTGATTTATGAACAACTAGAAGTGCTTCTAATTAACTACATTTAAGAGAAAAACTTAAAAGTATTTTTGGGTGTCATCATACATTAGATCACATTATTGGACATTGATTAATGTTATGTTTATGGGTCAACATGTTTGTAATAAAAGTGCTTCGAACAAAAACAGTTCCAAACATGCAATGGTCAGTAATAAAAAACCTAGAAATATATCAAAAACAAGAGAGAATATACATACAGAAACTCTGATTTCGGAGCGCGGCCTAGTTGGATTGTGCTTTTGAAAGGGCTTGTCGTGGCTGTAGATCCAAAACGTTTCAACTCCATCTATATCACTGTAACGCTCATGAGGAGCCTTGTCATATGGTTTCTTAATCTGCGATTTTGTGCAGTGAATTGCACAAGTGTGAACCCATAAGTTGGATCAGCAACACAAACGTTGGGCTTCAAAGAAGATCAAGATCTGTACGAAAAACACAACTTTTCTGAAGTTCCAACTACTGCTGATGCTTTTCATTTTGTATCATATTATCTATCGATGTGAATTGTAAGATTTTTATAGTGAAGATATGAGTCAAATGACAAACATCAACGTCCAAGAGTGGAGATCCCTTCACTCTAATTTTTATCGGATATAACCCTTGAGGATGGGCTACTAGGCCTGGCATTTTAGACCCGACctgttaatattagtatttgggaggatgcttaacgggtcagGTTGTTAACATGTGAActcgttaacaacccgttaaataacgggtcactttgggtcaacccgttagacccgttagcACACGTTAACATCCtttagttgaggatattttaataatttcaataaagtcttaacaacaaaatataaactctatgaaaaaaaaataataataattgttaacgggtgaaacggatgacccgttagcttaacgggtcgggttgaacccgacccaaacccaataaacccgacccgtttacaggtctatgGGCAACTGCCTAACTTACatgcattattattatttttttttaacgctaaaaaaattacaatgagTATTCTCGATGGATCCCAATTACAGACAAGCCAAACTTTAGcttatacaaaataaaaaaaaaaagaaaattattaaaCTAAATACAAGAGTGGTGGTAATACAAATGTCTAAGGAAGCTAATTCATCGGCAACTATATTTTCTTCGCTGTCAGATAGAGAGTAATGATATTTGATCTATTAAATACATGGATGGAGACAACATATGCCCATGGGGCAGCTCCCCCCAACTCCTAGCCTTTTGTGTTAGAAGTTCCTCCAACTAAAAATACAAATTACCCTCTCACGTTCTATAGTTTTTCTACCCTCTTATCGTTCTAGTCGTAACTTTTTTCATTAGCTAATAGTTTACAATTTTAGCGTTCTAAACATCAGTTACCTAAAATCATATAGTTGGACAATACGTTTGACAACATTATTTTgaaatttcaatttaattttgtcATTCAAAGTTGCCCCCACTTAAAAATATTCCTGACGTCCATGATTAAATACCATATATATTGGACAATTGATTAAATATTCCAAATTTCTAAGGCACATTGATCGCTTTTTAAGAACTTGTATAAAAAATTTAGGGTTCGTTTGATATTCTATTTAAGAATTGGACTAAAGATAttcatttttcttaaaaacaagggttttagccacttaatactacagtctagtagtattcattttcacttgtaagtgaaaaattttaggttcgattatcgctAAAGAGAACATTATGAATTAAATTAGATTGTTTCGGTGGATGATGACGATGACATTGAcgggagggagggaggaagagAAGGCCACTGAGGgggaggagaaatttttcaatccCACATAAGCATTGATAGCTGGTGTACTCGAGCAATAAGAACTAGACACAtggcttttaattttttttctttaaatacattttGAACACATAAtccaaaaccaagaaaacttcCGTCAACGTTAAGCATTCACCGCCTCTTTCCTTTCCACCGTAGATTGGCATCATCAAACCCACCCCAAATCCCGACGACATAACCGAAATATAAAGCCTCGCCGGCTTCCTTCTCTTCAGCTGCATCACCGGACACCCTGGACCCGAACGCGACAACCCACTCGGCAGCTCCGGTATCTGAATCAGAGGTTAAACTGCCACCGACAATGAATACCCGTCCATCCTTGCTCCGATGGCTTTCCACTGCCCTTTTATGGTGACACCAATCAGTTgagaaattaaaggaaaaaattgcattttcttaaaaaatcaCTGCAATCTGCCGCCATGTATTCCTCTTAAAACCCAAAACATTCATACTATGCATGGATTCatgaattttttaaattgtgaaaaacccaaaaaagagaagaaaaaaaattagaattactcaaaagaaattaaaaaattcgagCAAAAAGCTAAAGGGAATTGAGAAGATCTATGCAGAGGCCATGACGGCCGTTATCTTCTCAGTTATTGAGCCCAGTGTTTTGGAAGTCACagaaattgttttaattgaaaaataaagCAGGCCACGTGCCTGCCTGTAATTGGCTCGGTACTCCACATCAGGTTGGGTATCCGGTATCCTGAAAAATTTCGTCACTGAAAGATGGTCAGATGGGTCGCTGGCTTTTTATTAAAACTGACTTTTGTGTAACTTCGGCTTTTTGGTAGGCGCATGCATGGGCCTATAGTTTTACGTGCAAAACTGATAAAAAGTAATTTAGGGATCGTTTGATAATAATTTCGTTGTTAGTTGTTAAGTTatgttaaaattaaatattataatgttTGAATGAAAAATTCATGTTAAATTTTGTAAGGTTCTATAGTTTGACATGCAAAACTGATGTTGGTTATGCGAATGAAATTTTGTAGTTGAAAGCAAACGGTCATATGCTTCTAATTTGATTAAGGGTTACAAGTTTAGAAGGCATAACCATTACCTAACTGTTGTCTTAAAGAGTAACTTTTTGGGAGTGTAAAtatcaatgttctaaaaatcggcctaagCGGTGAATGCCCGCCTCGATTTTGGGCAAATCGTTTCGAAAAATCGGTTTGGAGTTAGGCGGCCATCTAGGCGGGCTAGGTGGTCCTAGGTGGAGAGCTAGGTGGCACCTAAGCGGCCCTAGACGGTCTTAGGctgttttttatatatatatttttttattaattatgtgcttttttccttttttgattTCATGGTTGTAGCCTTATGGAAATGATGTACCTAATTTGCAAATTATGGATTTATTACAAGTTCATTCAATAGTGCAATgaattggagcattttgaggggatgcatacaaagaaaagaaataagctAGACACAACAAGGTTAAATAATTTAGTCTATGTCCAATCCAATGCAAGGATCATGATTCATGAACAAGAAGAATTTAGTCTATCATCCAAATCCTTCTCATTATGATTATAAGCTTactgttttttaaatattgaaatttttggatGTATATAATTTGTGTATTTttctacttctattttttcattttatcattctatcattcttttattatctatacaggtatagtttttttttaggtgtaaatagacacttatttacaagatatataataattttACATAAATCCGCCTAGCCGTCTAGGCAATAGGCCCCTGCCCCCCGCCCGACTAGAGCCTagcgatttttagaacattggtaaatatataaatagttcACTAGAATATGAAGATTACGGTTGTATTCTAGATACGGCCGCCTACCAATGTGCAAGTACAAGAGTGGAACATTGCATTCATGCAAATCTCACTAGCCAAGTTTGTCAATTTCTACAACTTCACTCaatatttttgttgttgatgtTCTATATACATTTGTCGTTATAAaatattttccttattttaatatttaattgtttgatataaatTATCTATTTCAAGTTTGTTATAATAAACACAagtgttgttgttgttcttcaatttatatatttttcatgtGTTATAATATCGCTCCAACAATCTAAAGACTGAATTTTTGGACAATCAGAAAGTATGATTGTAATGTTGATCCTAAGCCCTTTCTTAATGAAAAAGCAAATGCGCATAGAATTGATAAGTGAGGCATTAATCCTTCCCATCTTTATGCAAATATTTGGATTTGAGTGTTGAGGTGGATGATGCGTTGTGTGGTGGTGCATATTTAGCATACAATACAAAACAAGTTATGGAATCTCATGCCATCTTTTTGTTACAATTTTTTACTAAGAAACAGAATCAATCTAAAAGGTACGAAGCCCTTAAATTGTATGAGAAATGGACAAGTGCTTAGTGTTATACAGATGCGTGTGCAATTTTTCAAGGCATTTATCTTCCATGGATGCGTCTCGTGGTCTCAGATATGTTTTAGTGTACCGTTCGATTTTGAAAGTTAAAAATACATTGTTGCCTCATTCACTTTTGGAATTGCACGGTGAGTAAATTAGTCTTtcataagagcaactccacccctcCCAATTACAACGGAGATTGGGTGATTCAATCCACCAAAACCAACAAAATGAGCTCCACCCCTGCCCAAATAAGTCATACTACAGTAAAAAGGAGGCCCGACGGCTCACTTGGGCCAAAATTGTCCAACCCAGCACCTGGGGGACTGTGACGTTAAGGTGACGTCACAGTGAAGTCACCCgcgttattattatttttttgtgccAGGTGTGTAAGTGCGAGTGGATCCTTTCGATTTGCATAGGATTTCTACCTAACGGTCcaaatattttcaacaaaaaaatgtaaaaagatGGACATACTTATTATCTGTTGTGGCCTACGTGGCATAGTATGGGCTGTTGgattacaaaaaaatataatccAACGGTTCATATTAGTTAGGTAAGaagtaaatattaaaaatttataaaaaattagaaattattatCCAATAGACCGCAGAGTAATTGTCTTAACCTACTCCAACTcttggagtaaaactcaaaatttagaTTCTAAACTTACTCCAACTTGCACCAACCCTTGgggcaaatatgagttttaacacAAAACTCATTTCTGAGGTAAATTTAACTCAGAATTCCCCCCAGTTTAGTGGGGCTGGTCCaccatatatttatgtttttttagttttatatttataagttcaTAAAATCTAATGGCTAAGatttaatatgatcaaatccaatagcaaaaaaaaaaaaaaagatccaacggtccaaattaaatctaacggctaaagtaatgaaaaaaaagttattaaagtaattaaaacaaattatttTATGCGTTTCATATTATTTCATAACGTTCTacgagtttcatggtgtcaGTTTAATAACTTTTCTATATTCACTGAAATCTAAAtctttttaggttaaaatatttataaaattaaattagaatagtCTACATAAATTTTgtacataaaattaaattaggatagtttacataattttttttaaaaagttactttaagaaaaaaagttatcctaaattcattctttaataatctcgagCTAAACATTTAACTTAAAAGAGTTGGAGGAGAAAAACTATttatgggttaaaacctaaatattttgagttaaaaattttaggttttaagtcaagagttggagatggtaggtgaattttttataaatatgtgaTCGTATatccattatttttttttaacaaacgatattatccacACTAAAAAGAAGTGAGCTCAGTCTCACAATGTGCTAGTAATAATATTGTTCCAacttgcattaaaaaaaaaagaaaaaaaaaaggaaatactATCCAAATTATGATCTCTCAAGCGAAGATACAGTTGCCAGAAATGATGTTAATGGATTCCTGCCTGCTCCGAAACTCACACCAATTTACATTCGGATCCATATCCATACCCGTAAGGGCCATACCCATACTCGACCTCCTCAACCAAACCCAGAAATGCCGCCAATCccattctctctcttcactcTCTGTCTCCCTCCCAACAAGTTCTCGGAAGCTCCTCTTCGCGCGGAGAAGTAGCAGTAGCAACGGACCCCAAACCGACGTCGCTTTCGACGAGGCAGCTTACGAGGCCGAGCGGCTCAGCCTCGACGCCAAGGCTCGGGAACAAATGGCCGAGACTTCGAAGATTGAGACCGAGCAGAGTGGAGTTGCCGAAGACCCGAAAGCTTGGAAATGGGTTATCCGGAAGAGAATTTGGGACATGATGGAGGCCCGGAACATAGCCCAGAACCCCCGCCCCGTTCACCACCGCATTCCAAACTTCGTCGGCGCTTCTGCGGCTGCCGATAAAGTAAGAGagcaatttaaaaattaattcttTTTGGGTTGTTTGTGTAGAGAAATTTACAGAGAATTTGTATTTTGATTCTGTGGGTTTGGACAGTTGGGTGGGTTGGAAGCGTTCCGGGTCGGGGATTGCGTGAAGGTAAACCCGGATTCACCACAGAAGCAAGTCAGGTTTCTCACTCTTTCTGGTCAGTTTTTGGTGTTTACGGTACTACTTATTGATTGTTTATCATCCAATTTGATGTGGTTAATATGATGATTGCATATCATCTCTTTTCAGCATATAAAGTGGTTTAAAGAGCATACTGGGCTCGTTCGTGTCCCCTTCCCGTAGTTTTGAGTAGATTAAAATACTGCACGAATTAAAAATAATGTATACAATAAAAGAAGGAAACTGGTTTCCTCTCACCTTTTCTCGTATTTATGTCCCTTGATTCTCGTTTGACTTGTTTCATCGAGAGGCTAGAAATAGAAAGTGGTGTGCAGGAGGAGAAAAGAGTGCGGCAGTCACTTCCCTAAAAGAATGTTCTCTTGCGTAAGGGTCACGGACACAGTGAAACATGATGGAAATCGGAAGATTGTATCAATGTGCACCAGGAACCAGTAATGGCTACTGCTCACTTCTAAAATCCCATTGTAAGACCCTTCATCTTGTGCAGGTGAGAAGAAGTTGTTAACTCCTCAACCGCGTTTAAGGACTGGGTTTTTCTCTGTGCTTGAACC
This genomic interval from Malus domestica chromosome 05, GDT2T_hap1 contains the following:
- the LOC103432744 gene encoding 5-formyltetrahydrofolate cyclo-ligase-like protein COG0212 gives rise to the protein MISQAKIQLPEMMLMDSCLLRNSHQFTFGSISIPVRAIPILDLLNQTQKCRQSHSLSSLSVSLPTSSRKLLFARRSSSSNGPQTDVAFDEAAYEAERLSLDAKAREQMAETSKIETEQSGVAEDPKAWKWVIRKRIWDMMEARNIAQNPRPVHHRIPNFVGASAAADKLGGLEAFRVGDCVKVNPDSPQKQVRFLTLSGEKKLLTPQPRLRTGFFSVLEPYLLSPSTIKEACTSVGAAKYGRPIGLDEKIKVDLIVIGSVAVDPRTGARLGKGEGFAELEYGMLRFMGAIDDSTPVVTTVHDSQLVDDIPTEKLLIHDVPVDIICTPTQVIFTNTSIPKPQGIYWDKLSPEKLGQIRILRELKRRIERETGQKLPCGPSEKLPPTARRGR